In one window of Chloroflexota bacterium DNA:
- a CDS encoding YifB family Mg chelatase-like AAA ATPase codes for MLAETVSASLRGVHAVPVRVEVDVAFGLPGLTIVGLAGSAVQEARERVRSAVRNSGFEVPARRITVNLAPADLPKEGTAYDLAIGVGLLAASGQLDADLSDTALLAELALDGSLRPVAGTLALVAAVRDSGRRAAVVANDDLVEAAAVPGIVVYGAASLGEAVAHLAGVRTLPAADPTPLPAWRPVGPGVDLRDVIGQSLARRALELALTGGHNLALVGPPGVGKTLLLSAVPRLLPPLDDNEAVEVSRIYSVAGLVDRRVPLTRMRPVRAPHHTISVQALVGGGERIRPGEASLAHRGALVLDELLQFRPDALDALRQPIEAGEVTIARVEGSLRLPARFMLLVAFNPCPCGWLGSRSRACDCDPSMVQRYERRLSGPMRDRIDLWVVLDEPRRLLADADAESSAVVADRIGAAWNRQRARQGGPNAALGPGALDQEHGFGQDALRSLTALVRALRLSPRRVHRAAWLARTIADLAGTTAVQPTHVEEALRYRPPVTR; via the coding sequence GTGCTGGCGGAGACGGTGAGCGCGTCGCTTCGCGGAGTCCATGCGGTTCCGGTCCGGGTCGAGGTCGATGTCGCGTTCGGCCTGCCGGGCCTGACCATCGTCGGCTTGGCCGGAAGCGCCGTCCAGGAGGCCCGGGAGCGGGTGCGGAGCGCCGTCCGGAACAGCGGTTTCGAGGTGCCGGCCCGACGCATCACGGTCAACCTCGCCCCGGCGGACCTGCCCAAGGAAGGCACCGCCTACGACCTGGCCATCGGTGTCGGACTGTTGGCGGCCTCCGGCCAGCTCGACGCGGACCTCTCCGACACCGCTCTCCTGGCAGAGCTGGCCCTAGACGGGTCGCTGCGCCCGGTGGCAGGCACACTGGCCCTGGTCGCGGCGGTTCGCGACTCGGGCCGCCGGGCGGCTGTGGTGGCCAACGACGACCTCGTCGAGGCGGCCGCTGTCCCCGGCATCGTGGTCTACGGTGCGGCGTCCCTCGGCGAGGCTGTCGCCCACCTGGCCGGCGTCCGAACGCTCCCGGCCGCCGATCCGACCCCGCTACCTGCCTGGCGGCCGGTCGGGCCTGGCGTCGACCTGCGCGACGTCATCGGCCAGTCGCTGGCGCGTCGCGCCCTGGAGCTCGCGTTGACCGGAGGCCACAACCTGGCGCTGGTCGGTCCGCCGGGAGTCGGCAAGACGCTTCTCCTGTCGGCCGTCCCCAGGCTGCTGCCGCCCCTGGACGACAACGAGGCGGTCGAGGTCAGCCGTATCTACTCCGTGGCCGGCCTGGTCGACCGTCGCGTGCCGCTCACCCGCATGCGCCCCGTTCGCGCCCCACACCACACCATCTCCGTCCAGGCGCTGGTGGGCGGAGGCGAGCGCATTCGCCCCGGGGAGGCCAGCCTGGCCCACCGCGGTGCCCTCGTCCTCGACGAGCTGCTCCAGTTCCGACCGGACGCCCTCGATGCGCTGCGCCAGCCGATTGAGGCGGGCGAAGTGACCATTGCCCGAGTCGAGGGCTCACTGCGCCTGCCGGCGCGCTTCATGCTGCTCGTCGCCTTCAACCCGTGCCCGTGCGGCTGGCTCGGATCCCGATCCCGGGCCTGCGACTGTGATCCGTCGATGGTCCAGCGCTACGAGCGCCGGCTCTCCGGACCGATGCGCGACCGGATCGACCTGTGGGTCGTGCTCGACGAGCCGCGTCGACTGCTGGCCGATGCCGATGCCGAATCGAGCGCGGTCGTGGCGGACCGCATCGGGGCCGCGTGGAACCGTCAACGAGCTCGTCAGGGCGGACCCAACGCCGCGCTCGGGCCCGGAGCTCTGGACCAGGAACACGGTTTTGGGCAGGACGCCCTCCGCTCGCTGACGGCCCTGGTACGCGCGCTTCGGCTGTCGCCTCGCCGCGTGCATCGTGCCGCCTGGCTGGCTCGCACGATCGCGGACCTAGCGGGCACAACCGCCGTCCAGCCAACCCATGTGGAGGAGGCGTTGCGATACCGCCCGCCGGTGACGCGGTGA
- the murJ gene encoding murein biosynthesis integral membrane protein MurJ, which yields MTADRPSDLSGAASVVLRASLVMTAAAVVSRVLGWIRLLVIGAEFGASSELDAYLAAFRIPDAIFQLVVAGALSAALIPVYAGYRARGEVDEGWELASNVINLVVLALAALSAVMAVGAPWLVPIIAPGFDAETTALTVRLTQIMLISPVFIGLGAVVSGLLQTHGTFGPTSIAPLVYNLAIIGAAVFVAPVMGVEALAAGVVVGAVGHLVIQLPALRRLDPAWRPRIDLRHRGVRRVSVLMAPRVFGLAAGQVNLIVSTALASGLAAGSITAFTYAFQLSQLPVGIIGVSIAVALFPTLSRDAALGRASEIRRQVNASLRVLFFVTAPLAALMIVLHGPVASVFFEYGLFSAESADRTASALAWFAVGVPAHVVVHVLTRAFYAMQDTRTPVAWAVVAVVANIGLMLLLVGPMGVEGLALAISISATVEVVGLLAALRSRLGGLDGRLLLASFTRSGVATLVASLAMLGAFLGTIAALPGLEENGVGRLVLLLVPAGIGGTAYIAAGLVLRAPELTTLRSIAGRRPAGP from the coding sequence ATGACCGCTGACCGCCCATCGGATCTGAGCGGCGCCGCGAGCGTGGTCCTGCGCGCCAGCCTGGTGATGACGGCCGCGGCGGTTGTCAGCCGGGTGCTGGGATGGATCCGCCTGCTGGTCATCGGCGCCGAATTCGGTGCGTCGAGCGAGCTCGACGCCTACCTGGCCGCGTTCCGGATCCCGGATGCCATCTTCCAGCTCGTCGTGGCCGGCGCCCTGTCAGCGGCGCTCATCCCGGTGTATGCCGGTTATCGAGCCCGCGGCGAGGTGGATGAAGGGTGGGAGCTGGCCAGCAACGTCATCAACCTGGTGGTGCTCGCGCTCGCGGCCCTGAGCGCGGTCATGGCGGTCGGCGCTCCCTGGCTGGTGCCGATCATCGCGCCCGGCTTCGACGCCGAGACGACCGCGCTGACGGTTCGCCTGACTCAGATCATGCTCATCAGCCCCGTCTTCATCGGCCTGGGTGCCGTGGTCAGCGGCCTTCTGCAGACCCATGGCACGTTCGGTCCGACGTCGATTGCGCCACTGGTCTACAACCTGGCGATCATCGGGGCGGCCGTTTTCGTCGCGCCGGTGATGGGCGTGGAAGCGCTCGCGGCCGGGGTGGTCGTCGGCGCTGTCGGCCACCTGGTGATCCAGCTTCCCGCACTGCGCCGACTCGACCCCGCGTGGCGGCCGCGGATTGACCTGCGGCACCGGGGCGTGCGCCGCGTGTCGGTCCTGATGGCACCGCGGGTGTTCGGCCTGGCGGCGGGTCAGGTCAACCTGATCGTGAGCACCGCCCTGGCTTCAGGCCTGGCCGCAGGCAGCATCACCGCATTCACGTACGCCTTTCAGCTCAGTCAGCTGCCGGTCGGGATCATCGGCGTTTCGATCGCGGTGGCGCTGTTCCCAACCCTGTCGCGGGATGCGGCCTTGGGCCGCGCATCGGAGATCCGGCGACAGGTCAATGCCAGCCTGCGGGTCCTGTTCTTCGTCACCGCTCCGCTGGCTGCGCTCATGATCGTCCTGCACGGGCCGGTCGCCTCGGTCTTCTTCGAGTACGGGCTGTTCAGCGCCGAATCAGCCGATCGGACCGCATCCGCGCTGGCCTGGTTCGCGGTCGGCGTGCCGGCCCACGTCGTGGTCCACGTCTTGACCCGCGCCTTCTATGCGATGCAGGACACGCGCACACCGGTGGCCTGGGCGGTGGTGGCCGTGGTCGCCAACATTGGCCTGATGCTGTTGCTGGTTGGGCCGATGGGGGTCGAGGGCCTGGCGCTCGCGATTTCGATCAGCGCCACCGTGGAGGTCGTCGGCCTGCTGGCCGCGCTCCGCAGCCGGCTGGGCGGTCTGGATGGCCGCCTGCTGCTGGCGTCCTTCACGCGCTCGGGAGTGGCCACCCTGGTGGCTTCATTGGCCATGCTCGGGGCGTTCCTCGGCACCATCGCCGCCCTTCCCGGTCTCGAAGAGAACGGTGTTGGCCGGCTGGTTCTCCTCCTCGTTCCGGCAGGCATCGGTGGAACGGCCTACATCGCCGCCGGCCTCGTCCTTCGCGCGCCCGAGCTGACCACCCTGCGCTCCATCGCGGGCCGTCGACCCGCGGGCCCGTGA
- the dprA gene encoding DNA-processing protein DprA: MIAHAPNRTAGWTGLRLDHLDPDVERPYWIVTCQLPGLGPVAVARLLAGSGSLRAAWRDGAIDRAVAELPADTGPAALALTHDIRARGVRRLAAEITAQGRRHGATPIAAFEALYPPSLAHLDPRPPLLWAAGDPAAWQVPGVAVVGTRRPSGYGRAAAEEIGDELARAGVAVISGLAIGIDAVAHGAAVAAGGRSVAVLPSPIDRLYPPIHRELAARMLASGGALLSELPPGRPLGRPDFARRNRIIAGLAEAVVVVEAPDRSGALLTADAAIALGRELFAVPGPMDAATSRGTNRLIADHLATLVTSPAALLHMVGLRRGRFPVSVRSLSEAEGLVLAAVIRRAASIEELVDRTRLSTSALAATLTMLEARGLVTAYAGATFHPTLAARRSGWGRRPGHRAHQVGVGA; the protein is encoded by the coding sequence GTGATCGCCCATGCGCCGAATCGAACGGCCGGCTGGACCGGTCTGCGGCTCGACCACCTGGACCCCGACGTCGAACGACCGTACTGGATCGTCACCTGCCAGCTGCCCGGCCTCGGCCCGGTGGCGGTTGCCCGCTTGCTGGCTGGATCCGGCAGCCTGCGTGCCGCGTGGCGCGACGGGGCCATCGATCGCGCCGTCGCGGAGCTGCCGGCCGACACGGGCCCCGCCGCCCTGGCGCTGACGCATGACATCCGTGCGCGGGGTGTGCGACGCCTGGCGGCCGAGATCACCGCGCAGGGTCGGCGACATGGCGCGACTCCGATCGCAGCGTTCGAGGCCCTCTACCCGCCCTCCCTGGCGCATCTCGATCCGCGGCCGCCACTGCTGTGGGCAGCAGGCGATCCCGCGGCCTGGCAGGTCCCCGGCGTGGCGGTGGTCGGGACGCGCCGCCCGAGCGGCTACGGCCGGGCCGCGGCCGAGGAAATCGGCGACGAGCTGGCCCGCGCGGGTGTGGCCGTCATCTCGGGTCTGGCAATCGGAATCGACGCCGTGGCACACGGGGCGGCGGTCGCGGCCGGCGGGCGGAGCGTGGCTGTCCTGCCGTCGCCGATCGACCGCCTCTACCCACCCATCCATCGCGAGCTCGCGGCCCGGATGCTCGCGTCCGGCGGCGCCCTGCTCAGTGAGCTGCCGCCCGGTCGGCCGCTCGGCCGGCCGGATTTCGCGCGCCGCAATCGGATCATCGCCGGCCTGGCCGAGGCCGTGGTCGTGGTCGAGGCCCCAGACCGATCCGGCGCCCTCCTGACCGCGGATGCTGCGATTGCCCTCGGGCGCGAGCTGTTTGCGGTTCCCGGACCCATGGACGCGGCCACCTCGCGCGGGACGAATCGACTCATCGCCGATCACCTTGCCACCCTCGTCACGTCGCCGGCCGCGCTCCTGCACATGGTCGGCCTCCGGCGCGGGCGGTTCCCGGTGAGCGTGCGGTCGCTTTCCGAGGCGGAGGGTCTGGTCCTGGCCGCCGTCATTCGTCGGGCTGCCTCGATCGAGGAATTGGTCGACCGGACTCGCCTGTCGACCTCGGCCCTGGCGGCAACCCTGACCATGCTGGAGGCCCGCGGGCTCGTGACGGCCTACGCCGGGGCCACCTTTCACCCCACACTGGCGGCCCGTCGCAGCGGCTGGGGACGCCGACCCGGTCACCGCGCGCACCAGGTCGGGGTTGGCGCTTGA
- the topA gene encoding type I DNA topoisomerase, with translation MAGPKTTGGDLVIVESPAKAKTIERYLGDGYGVLASYGHVRDLPKRGLGVDLDNDFAPRYEPLPDRKDELKRLTDAARSAGRVWLATDLDREGESIAWHIAEHAGLSEDRIRRVTFSEITRSAIEKAFASPRELNRDLVDAQQARRIIDRLVGYKLSPLVASKIRRGLTAGRVQSVAVRIVVDREREIQAFIAVEYWSIAADLRRGEAGIAFRVGLTRIDGQKAKISSQDEADEHLAALRDARYRVSDVTRSQRRQGPPPPFTTSTLQQEASRKLGFSARRTMAAAQALYEGIALPGGQEGLITYMRTDSVSMAAGAVAEARDVIGSRYGAAFVPERPNAFRTRTRGAQEAHEAVRPSSFARTPESVQGALKPDQFRLYDLIWRRAIASQMAAALFDQVGVDVEAGRYLLHAGTRRRVFDGYQAVYIEGRDDEDEEAATRLPELAVGEALDLVDLAAEQHFTEPPPRYSEATLIRALEEHGIGRPSTYAPTMEVIRARGYVTLEDRRLHPTEEAFLLTDLLTGHFADVVDPAFTARMETQLDEVASGRREWVPMVRAFWEPFAEQVERGKVAIPKQVEETDIICPISGHPMLKRLGRNGWFLGCSGYPECKHTMPIPGETDPAMDLPGVGETCPECGEGTLTPKRGKFGPFVACSRYPDCRYVHRPAAAAGGDADPAHPAPDLPGAGETCPECGEGTLTPKRGRYGPFLGCSRYPDCRYIHRAASAGKARPGAGRRRTTRRAAGRRTSAGG, from the coding sequence ATGGCGGGACCCAAGACCACGGGCGGCGACCTCGTGATCGTCGAGTCGCCGGCCAAGGCGAAGACGATCGAGCGCTACCTGGGCGACGGCTACGGCGTGCTCGCCTCCTACGGTCATGTCCGGGATCTGCCCAAGCGCGGCCTGGGCGTAGATCTTGACAACGACTTCGCGCCTCGTTACGAGCCGCTGCCCGACCGGAAGGACGAGCTCAAACGCCTGACCGATGCGGCCCGCTCGGCGGGCCGGGTGTGGCTGGCCACCGACCTCGACCGCGAAGGCGAGTCCATCGCCTGGCACATCGCCGAGCACGCCGGCCTGTCGGAGGATCGCATTCGTCGGGTGACGTTCAGCGAGATCACGCGTTCGGCCATCGAGAAGGCCTTCGCCAGCCCCCGGGAGCTGAACCGAGACCTGGTTGACGCCCAGCAGGCGCGGCGGATCATCGATCGGCTGGTGGGGTACAAGCTGAGCCCGCTGGTAGCCAGCAAGATCCGGCGCGGCCTGACCGCCGGCCGGGTCCAGAGCGTGGCGGTGCGGATCGTGGTCGACCGCGAACGGGAGATCCAGGCGTTCATCGCCGTCGAGTACTGGTCCATCGCGGCCGATCTCCGTCGCGGGGAGGCCGGCATCGCATTCCGGGTGGGGCTGACCCGGATCGACGGCCAGAAGGCCAAGATCAGCTCCCAGGACGAGGCCGACGAGCACCTCGCCGCGCTGCGCGACGCCCGCTATCGGGTCTCGGACGTGACCCGCAGCCAGCGGCGCCAGGGTCCGCCGCCCCCGTTCACGACCAGCACGCTGCAACAGGAAGCCTCGCGCAAGCTCGGCTTCTCCGCCAGGCGGACGATGGCGGCGGCGCAGGCCCTGTATGAAGGCATCGCCCTGCCGGGCGGCCAGGAGGGCCTGATCACCTACATGCGCACCGATTCGGTTTCCATGGCCGCCGGGGCAGTGGCCGAGGCGCGCGACGTCATCGGGAGCCGCTATGGCGCCGCCTTCGTCCCCGAGCGGCCGAACGCGTTCCGCACCCGGACCCGCGGCGCGCAGGAGGCGCACGAGGCGGTCCGGCCCTCGAGCTTCGCGCGCACACCCGAATCGGTCCAGGGCGCGCTCAAGCCGGATCAGTTCCGGCTATATGACCTCATCTGGCGCCGGGCCATCGCCAGCCAGATGGCCGCCGCGCTGTTCGACCAGGTTGGGGTGGATGTCGAAGCCGGCCGCTACCTGCTGCATGCGGGGACCCGGCGCCGGGTGTTCGACGGGTACCAGGCGGTGTACATCGAAGGTCGGGACGACGAGGATGAGGAGGCCGCCACGCGACTGCCGGAGCTTGCGGTCGGCGAGGCGCTGGACCTGGTGGACCTGGCTGCGGAGCAGCACTTCACTGAGCCGCCGCCCCGGTACAGCGAGGCGACACTGATTCGGGCCCTGGAGGAGCATGGCATCGGTCGACCATCGACCTATGCGCCGACGATGGAGGTCATCCGGGCGAGGGGATACGTGACGCTCGAGGACCGGCGCCTGCACCCGACCGAGGAGGCGTTCCTCCTGACGGACCTGCTGACCGGGCATTTCGCCGACGTCGTCGATCCGGCGTTCACCGCCCGCATGGAGACCCAGCTGGACGAGGTGGCAAGCGGCCGACGTGAGTGGGTTCCCATGGTGCGCGCGTTCTGGGAGCCCTTTGCCGAGCAGGTCGAACGCGGCAAGGTCGCCATCCCCAAGCAGGTCGAGGAGACCGACATCATCTGCCCGATTTCGGGCCACCCGATGCTGAAGCGGCTGGGCCGCAACGGGTGGTTCCTCGGCTGCAGCGGTTACCCCGAGTGCAAGCACACGATGCCGATCCCCGGCGAGACCGATCCGGCCATGGACCTGCCCGGTGTCGGCGAGACGTGCCCCGAGTGCGGCGAGGGGACCCTGACTCCGAAACGGGGCAAATTCGGCCCGTTCGTCGCGTGCAGCCGCTACCCCGACTGCCGCTACGTTCACCGTCCGGCAGCGGCCGCCGGCGGCGACGCGGATCCAGCCCATCCCGCGCCGGACCTCCCGGGCGCGGGCGAGACGTGTCCCGAGTGCGGTGAGGGCACCCTGACCCCGAAACGCGGACGGTACGGTCCGTTCCTGGGATGCAGCCGCTACCCCGACTGCCGGTACATCCATCGCGCGGCGTCGGCGGGCAAGGCCCGGCCTGGGGCGGGACGCCGGCGAACGACGCGGCGCGCCGCGGGGCGTCGGACCTCCGCCGGTGGTTGA
- a CDS encoding peptidoglycan bridge formation glycyltransferase FemA/FemB family protein, protein MTFRPAVEADQDAWQGLLAREPSGDFLHDWGWAEVAAHDGNPQRRYVVLEGDTPVAAAAAQVRRLALGRSFWYVPHGPVTDYAHPAAAARIRVLVEGLVGEARADHAVALRLEPRIESGAPEVAILDEMAHRVPERLQVGQTRIVDLADDDALLAGFDADTRYGVRRAAREGVEISIDTDPQDRSAVERLHELVRATQRRAGFRLPPVERYWTAWQALAGAGRACLVEARRGGETLAMGMLVIEGEQSFYLFAGSRRESPGEPKHYASYAAQWAMMREARSRSARRHDLWGVEPAGAGPDHPWYGVGLFKKGFGGRGVTWAGSWEIVVDPLAYRLRAAASRFRRRTPQDVP, encoded by the coding sequence GTGACGTTCCGTCCCGCGGTCGAAGCCGATCAGGACGCCTGGCAGGGGCTGCTAGCGCGCGAACCGAGCGGAGATTTCCTGCATGACTGGGGATGGGCGGAGGTGGCTGCCCATGACGGGAACCCGCAGCGGCGCTATGTCGTGCTGGAAGGTGACACCCCGGTGGCGGCGGCGGCCGCCCAGGTACGCCGGCTGGCGCTCGGACGGAGCTTCTGGTACGTGCCTCACGGGCCCGTCACCGACTACGCCCATCCGGCCGCCGCGGCGCGCATCCGTGTGTTGGTCGAGGGGCTGGTGGGCGAGGCCCGGGCCGACCACGCGGTCGCGCTCCGTCTGGAGCCGCGCATCGAAAGCGGGGCGCCGGAGGTCGCCATCCTTGACGAGATGGCGCACCGGGTCCCGGAACGCCTCCAGGTGGGCCAGACCCGGATTGTTGACCTGGCCGACGACGACGCCCTGCTGGCGGGTTTCGACGCGGACACCCGGTATGGGGTTCGTCGAGCCGCCCGTGAAGGGGTCGAGATCAGCATCGACACCGATCCGCAAGACCGATCCGCCGTGGAGCGACTCCACGAGCTGGTGCGCGCGACCCAGCGCCGCGCCGGCTTCCGGCTGCCGCCCGTGGAGCGCTACTGGACCGCCTGGCAGGCCCTGGCCGGCGCCGGACGTGCGTGCCTGGTCGAGGCGCGACGCGGGGGCGAGACCCTCGCCATGGGGATGCTGGTGATCGAGGGCGAGCAGTCGTTCTATCTGTTCGCCGGCTCGCGGCGGGAGTCACCCGGTGAGCCCAAGCACTACGCCTCCTATGCCGCCCAGTGGGCCATGATGCGCGAGGCGCGCTCACGTAGTGCCCGCCGTCACGACCTGTGGGGCGTTGAACCGGCCGGTGCCGGACCAGACCATCCGTGGTACGGCGTGGGACTGTTCAAGAAGGGATTCGGGGGTCGTGGCGTGACCTGGGCCGGGAGCTGGGAGATCGTGGTCGACCCGCTTGCCTACCGCCTGCGGGCCGCCGCGTCTCGCTTTCGGCGGCGCACGCCGCAGGACGTCCCGTGA
- a CDS encoding tyrosine recombinase XerC, giving the protein MVDPAAAAPRQADAAVERFISHLATRNAAPGTLTEYRRNVSEFVAFVAARGVDWHAPDRATVRAWLATLAERELSASAVGSRVSAVRTFYRHAARQGWIEADPLAGVRSPRRPGRLPRVLTVDEATRLVEAPSRWTGDGLPASSTATRRRQGNRELEASLLRRDAAILELLYATGMRISELSGLSLPDVDLGRRRLRVLGKGRKERDLIFGRPAAAALGAYLIGARPYLASRAPASGLSGGAVFLNAAGGALTARGARLVVARWVGASQVGGRTSPHTLRHSFATHLLEGGADLRTVQELLGHASAQTTQIYTHLSDAALRAAYRASHPRSEKLPAEPSHDR; this is encoded by the coding sequence GTGGTTGATCCGGCCGCGGCCGCTCCGCGCCAGGCCGACGCAGCCGTTGAGCGCTTCATCTCCCATCTCGCAACCCGCAACGCCGCCCCCGGCACGCTGACCGAATACCGTCGAAACGTCAGCGAGTTCGTCGCCTTCGTGGCGGCCCGGGGCGTCGATTGGCACGCACCCGACCGGGCTACCGTGCGCGCGTGGCTGGCTACCCTCGCCGAGCGGGAGCTATCGGCTTCCGCAGTTGGTTCCCGAGTCAGCGCAGTCCGAACCTTCTACCGCCATGCGGCCCGGCAGGGCTGGATCGAGGCCGATCCGCTGGCCGGCGTGCGGTCGCCCCGCCGACCCGGACGCCTCCCACGGGTGCTGACAGTTGACGAGGCCACCCGGCTCGTGGAGGCGCCCTCGCGCTGGACGGGAGACGGCCTGCCGGCCTCGAGCACCGCGACCCGCCGCAGGCAGGGGAATCGTGAGCTGGAGGCCTCTCTCCTCCGCCGGGACGCCGCCATCCTGGAACTGCTCTACGCCACCGGGATGCGCATCAGCGAGCTGTCGGGCCTGAGCCTGCCCGACGTCGACCTCGGTCGCCGGCGGCTGCGCGTGCTGGGCAAGGGCCGCAAGGAGCGCGACCTGATCTTCGGCCGGCCGGCGGCGGCGGCCCTGGGTGCCTACCTGATCGGAGCCCGACCGTACCTGGCGTCGCGCGCGCCGGCATCGGGCCTCTCCGGCGGCGCCGTGTTCCTCAACGCGGCGGGTGGCGCACTCACGGCGCGCGGAGCGCGCCTGGTGGTCGCCCGTTGGGTGGGCGCCAGCCAGGTCGGTGGCCGCACCTCTCCCCACACCTTGCGGCATTCATTCGCAACCCATCTCCTGGAGGGCGGGGCAGACCTGCGGACCGTCCAGGAGCTGCTGGGACACGCGTCGGCGCAGACCACGCAGATCTACACCCATCTCTCGGATGCTGCCCTGCGCGCCGCGTACCGCGCCTCGCACCCTCGATCAGAGAAGCTGCCCGCCGAGCCCTCGCATGACCGCTGA
- a CDS encoding Ig-like domain-containing protein, whose product MTSPSTRVAGDFRRLVAVGTPLLRHRSITHLGVAVTALAVAVVVAIPTAPLIKAGLIAAPPVESILPANVGVGVASADGVVLHFPGPMDRAAVRTALRLVPRTDVSFLWNSDSTTLALVPRLRWATDQRYVIQVPAGTALADRRALAADWRASFTTQTAPRVMSLAITEVSGTPSADIPTVVQEVLASGGDRDAGLSAATDDVAPEASAATGIGLTFSAAMDHSATENAFWITPSVPGAFQWQGTTLWFAPEQRLAPGVRYAISVAGARDADGIRVGGDTSFSFATRPNAQAMTVSPAIWASGVTEQTVTIGFSQPMDPDATAAAFSLSDTTSGQPVMGQVAWSADARSLTFSAGGALTEGHEFVANLGAGARDADGNPVSISWQFSTAAPARTYTAYTPYTPYTPVPATPGSSDMVQYALNQLNSARASYGFAPLTLDSALSAVAYGHAADMLANGYFSHDSLDGTTYKQRLTNAGISYGWSGENACYLGYGGGVQATLDWCHAAFWSEPYPGGGNHKDNILHPNYRRVGIGIATGSNKVIVVWDFTD is encoded by the coding sequence TTGACCTCTCCGTCGACTCGGGTCGCGGGGGACTTCCGCCGGCTGGTCGCAGTGGGCACACCGCTGCTTCGTCACCGGTCCATCACCCATCTGGGCGTTGCCGTCACTGCGCTTGCGGTGGCGGTGGTCGTCGCCATCCCCACCGCCCCTCTCATCAAGGCCGGCCTGATCGCAGCGCCCCCCGTGGAATCGATCCTGCCCGCCAACGTCGGGGTCGGGGTCGCCAGCGCCGACGGGGTCGTACTCCATTTCCCGGGTCCCATGGACCGCGCCGCGGTCCGCACGGCGCTTCGCCTCGTCCCGCGCACGGACGTCAGCTTCCTCTGGAACTCCGATTCGACCACCCTGGCGTTGGTGCCCAGGCTCCGTTGGGCGACCGACCAGCGGTACGTCATCCAGGTGCCCGCCGGCACGGCTCTGGCCGATCGCCGCGCGCTGGCGGCTGACTGGCGGGCATCCTTCACCACCCAGACCGCCCCGCGGGTGATGAGCCTGGCCATCACGGAGGTGAGCGGGACCCCATCCGCGGATATCCCGACCGTGGTCCAAGAGGTCCTGGCCTCCGGCGGGGACCGGGATGCGGGTCTCAGCGCCGCCACCGACGACGTGGCGCCCGAGGCCAGCGCCGCCACGGGGATCGGTCTGACCTTCAGTGCCGCAATGGACCACTCCGCGACCGAGAACGCGTTCTGGATCACGCCCAGCGTGCCCGGCGCGTTCCAGTGGCAAGGGACGACGCTGTGGTTCGCGCCGGAGCAGCGTCTGGCGCCCGGCGTGCGGTATGCGATCAGCGTGGCCGGCGCCCGCGACGCGGATGGCATTCGGGTGGGCGGTGACACGAGCTTCTCGTTCGCCACGCGCCCGAACGCCCAGGCGATGACGGTCAGCCCGGCCATCTGGGCTAGCGGCGTGACCGAGCAGACAGTGACCATCGGGTTCAGTCAACCCATGGACCCCGATGCCACGGCCGCGGCCTTCTCTCTTTCCGACACCACCAGCGGCCAGCCGGTGATGGGCCAGGTCGCCTGGAGCGCGGACGCGCGGTCCCTGACCTTCAGCGCGGGAGGCGCTCTCACGGAAGGCCACGAGTTCGTCGCCAACCTGGGAGCCGGCGCGCGCGACGCGGATGGCAACCCGGTCAGCATCTCGTGGCAGTTCTCGACCGCCGCTCCCGCGCGCACGTACACGGCGTACACGCCGTACACGCCGTACACGCCGGTTCCGGCGACGCCAGGCAGCTCGGACATGGTCCAGTACGCGCTGAACCAGCTTAATTCCGCGCGTGCGTCCTATGGGTTCGCGCCCCTGACCCTGGATTCCGCCTTATCTGCGGTCGCCTACGGCCACGCCGCCGACATGCTGGCCAACGGCTATTTCAGCCACGACTCGCTGGACGGGACCACCTACAAGCAGCGGCTGACCAACGCGGGCATCTCGTACGGCTGGTCCGGCGAGAACGCGTGCTACCTGGGCTACGGCGGCGGCGTCCAGGCCACGCTCGACTGGTGCCACGCCGCGTTCTGGTCCGAGCCATACCCGGGCGGCGGGAACCACAAGGACAACATCCTGCACCCCAACTACCGCCGGGTCGGGATCGGGATCGCGACCGGCTCGAACAAGGTGATAGTGGTCTGGGACTTCACCGACTGA